A single window of Cottoperca gobio chromosome 9, fCotGob3.1, whole genome shotgun sequence DNA harbors:
- the tm2d2 gene encoding TM2 domain-containing protein 2, translating to MISVSYILLCGQLLLLLMVILLQCLEGIHSQNSSTTAETPAASPGPGATAPPFSVQPPEIVKYEVPVEGTNYTEPYEYKPPSPVVLCSYLPEEFIFCQDPVDHAGNHSAFLEMGHGCVRWGGQTQKDVNHTPVICTALDDIECAGPREFLRGNVPCIKYTGHYFITTLLYSFFLGCFGVDRFCLGHTGTAVGKLLTLGGLGIWWFVDLILLITGGLMPSDYSNWCTYY from the exons ATGATTTCCGTGAGTTACATTCTGCTGTGcggacagctgctgctgctactgatgGTGATTCTGTTACAATGTCTGGAAGGAATTCACTCCCAAAACTCATCGACCACAGCCGAGACTCCTGCCGCCTCTCCGGGTCCGGGAGCCACCGCGCCCCCCTTCAGCGTGCAGCCGCCGGAGATCGTGAAGTATGAAGTACCGGTGGAAGGTACGAATTATACGGAGCCCTACGAGTACAAGCCGCCGTCACCGGTCGTCCTCTGTAGCTATCT ACCGGAGGAGTTCATCTTCTGTCAGGATCCTGTAGACCACGCAGGGAACCACAGCGCCTTTCTGGAGATGGGCCACGGCTGTGTCCGG TGGGGGGGCCAGACTCAAAAGGATGTGAACCACACTCCAGTCATCTGCACGGCTCTGGATGATATCGAGTGTGCCGGACCCAGAGAGTTCCTCCGAGGAAACGTACCCTGCATCAA ATACACGGGACACTACTTCATCACCACGCTGCTCTACTCCTTCTTCCTCGGTTGTTTCGGGGTGGATCGCTTCTGCCTGGGTCACACCGGCACCGCGGTGGGGAAGCTGCTCACCCTGGGGGGTCTGGGGATCTGGTGGTTTGTGGACCTGATCCTGCTGATCACCGGCGGCCTGATGCCCAGCGACTACAGCAACTGGTGCACCTACTACTGA
- the LOC115013435 gene encoding LOW QUALITY PROTEIN: serine protease HTRA1B-like (The sequence of the model RefSeq protein was modified relative to this genomic sequence to represent the inferred CDS: inserted 1 base in 1 codon) — protein sequence MKLVLYFTLLTSTVHAALLRKRQTWPQVCDPSRCPPLPRACFYGQVKDGCCVVCAAGEGDSCGGGLSCGEGLLCDSVGGLRSSCVCTSSGPVCGSDGQTXVCRLRAENRRAELRETPPVILIQRGCGSGFVVSEDGWILTNAHVLANKQRIKVELKSGSHYDATVKDVDQKMDIALIKIQPDGPLPVLRLGQSSDLRPGEFVVAAGSPNSGGPLVNLDGGVIGINTLKVAAGISFAIPADRIRQFLADSYNRQVNTKIPKIQIQL from the exons ATGAAGCTCGTGCTTTACTTCACCCTCCTCACCTCTACAGTGCATGCTGCTCTGCTGAGAAAGAGACAAACGTGGCCGCAGGTGTGCGACCCCTCTCGCTGCCCGCCGCTGCCCCGGGCCTGTTTCTACGGGCAGGTGAAGGACGGCTGCTGCGTGGTGTGTGCGGCCGGAGAGGGCGACTCATGCGGCGGAGGCCTCTCCTGCGGTGAAGGGCTGCTGTGCGACTCTGTCGGCGGGCTCCGCAGCTCCTGCGTGTGCACCTCCTCCGGCCCCGTGTGTGGCAGCGATGGCCAGA GCGTCTGCCGCCTGAGAGCCGAGAACAGGAGGGCCGAGCTCAGGGAAACCCCCCCGGTCATCTTGATCCAGAGGGGGTG CGGCTCCGGGTTCGTAGTGTCGGAGGACGGCTGGATCCTCACAAACGCTCACGTGCTCGCCAACAAGCAGCGCATAAAAGTCGAGCTGAAGAGCGGCTCGCATTACGACGCTACAGTGAAGGACGTGGACCAGAAGATGGACATCGCACTCATCAAGATCCAACCGGAT GGTCCTCTGCCCGTGCTTCGCCTCGGCCAGTCCTCAGACCTGCGTCCCGGTGAGTTCGTGGTGGCGGCGGGAAGTCC tAATTCTGGCGGGCCACTTGTCAACTTG GATGGAGGTGTAATTGGCATAAATACTCTTAAAGTTGCAGCAGGAATCTCGTTTGCCATCCCTGCAGACAGAATACGGCAGTTCCTCGCTGATTCCTACAACAGACAAGTCAACA ctaagaTTCCTAAAATCCAGATCCAGCTCTAA